The genomic segment GCGCGCCGAGCCACGCCGGCCCTTCCCAGCGGAAGGCGCGGAAGCCGTGCCCGCACTCGGAGAGGATGATCTCGCTCACGCCGAGGCGGTGCGCCTCCTGCACGACGCGCCGCGCGAGCTCTCCCGCAGCCTGGTCGTCGGCGGCGAAGAAGCCGTAGTTCGTCACGTCGTAGACGTTCGACGACATCGTCCAGCTCTCGCCGGCGGCGTGGAAGATCCCGGCCGCGGCCTGCAGCGAGAGCGGGAAGAACTTCACTTCGCGCGGATTGACGAGGTAGAGGGCGCGCGCCCCCTGCTCGTCCACGCGGACCTTCGCCTCCGGCGTCCCCGCCTCGCGCGCGAGGTCCTCGGAGAGCCAGGAGCAGGTGGCGAGGAATTCGTCCCGCGTGATCGCCATCTGGTTGCCGGTCTGGATCTGGTTGTCCACGGTGCGCTGCAGGCCGACCGGCACGCGCCCCGCCGCCTGCACGACGCGTCGGCCGGCGCGGATCACCGCCGAGACGTCCAGGCCGATCGAGCAGTGCAGCCCGCAGCGGCCGCAGCCGGTGCAGCGGCCGAACACCGCCTCCGTCAAAGCGGCAAGCGTCCGCGCGTCGAGGTCGTCGGCGCCGACGAGGCGCGGCGCGATCCGCCCGAGGAGCGTCTTCCGCCGCCGATAAAGGCGCGCGACCTTCTCCGCCTTCGCCACCGGGAGATTGCGCGGATCAGGCTCGCCCAGGTAGACGTGGCAGCTCTGTCCGCAGAGCCCGCAGCGGACGCAGGCGTTGAGGTGCCGCGCCGTCGGCCCGTCGGCCGCGGCGTCGAGCGCGGCGAGCGCCGCGTCCAGTTCCTCGCGCGCGAGGCCCGTCTCAGCGGACGACATCGGCGCCTCCCGCGCGGCCGGCCGGCGGATAGACCCCGCGCAGCCCGAGCCGCCACCCCGCGTCCCCGCGGGCGACGAAGAAGAAGGCCATGTGCCGCAGCTTGCCGAGCGGCGCGTAGAACAGCAGCAGCGCGCCCATCGCGGCGAAG from the bacterium genome contains:
- a CDS encoding (Fe-S)-binding protein, with protein sequence MSSAETGLAREELDAALAALDAAADGPTARHLNACVRCGLCGQSCHVYLGEPDPRNLPVAKAEKVARLYRRRKTLLGRIAPRLVGADDLDARTLAALTEAVFGRCTGCGRCGLHCSIGLDVSAVIRAGRRVVQAAGRVPVGLQRTVDNQIQTGNQMAITRDEFLATCSWLSEDLAREAGTPEAKVRVDEQGARALYLVNPREVKFFPLSLQAAAGIFHAAGESWTMSSNVYDVTNYGFFAADDQAAGELARRVVQEAHRLGVSEIILSECGHGFRAFRWEGPAWLGAPYKLPVRSVLEVVDEYLADGRIKVDPALTTDRVTLHDPCNLVRWGGISEPQRRILKRACTDFVEMTPNHEHNFCCGGGGGMLSMEEYGERRVKSGRVKADQIRATGATVVACPCHNCADQLIELSRVYELGVDIKAVVEIVYDALVR